One window of the Lemur catta isolate mLemCat1 chromosome 6, mLemCat1.pri, whole genome shotgun sequence genome contains the following:
- the LOC123639800 gene encoding keratin, type II cytoskeletal 6A-like, with protein sequence MSSKTTIRSHSSSHRGFSAGSARVPGVSRSGFSSVSVSRSRGSGGLGGVCGGAGFGSRSLYNLGGSKRISIGGGSCGISGGYGSRVGGGYGFGGGVGSGFGFGGGAGGGFGLGGGAGFGGGYGGSGFPVCPPGGIQEVTVNQNLLTPLNLQIDPTIQRVRTEEREQIKTLNNKFASFIDKVRFLEQQNKVLDTKWTLLQEQGTKTVRQNLEPLLEQYINNLRRQLDSILGEKSRLDSELRGMQDTVEDFKNKYEDEINKRTAAENEFVTLKKDVDAAYMNKVELQAKVDSLTDEINFLRAFYDAELSQMQTHISDTSVVLSMDNNRNLDLDSIIAEVKAQYEEIAQRSRAEAESWYQTKYEELQVTAGRHGDDLRNTKQEIAEINRMIQRLRSEIDHVKKQCANLQAAIADAEQRGELALKDARSKLEGLEDALQKAKQDMARLLRDYQELMNVKLALDVEIATYRKLLEGEECRLNGEGVGQVNISVVQSTVSGGYGSAGGVGGGVGLGGGSGYSYSSGHSLGGGFSSSSGRGLGGGLSSVGGSSSSIKYTTTTTSSKKSYKH encoded by the exons ATGTCCAGCAAAACCACCATAAGGAGCCACAGCAGCAGCCACCGTGGCTTCAGTGCCGGCTCAGCCAGAGTCCCCGGGGTCTCTCGCTCTGGCTTCAGCAGCGTCTCCGTGTCCCGCTCCCGGGGCAGTGGTGGCCTTGGTGGAGTGTGTGGAGGAGCTGGCTTTGGCAGCCGGAGCCTCTACAACCTGGGGGGCTCCAAGAGGATCTCCATCGGAGGGGGCAGCTGTGGCATCAGTGGTGGATATGGCAGCAGAGTTGGAGGTGGCTATGGCTTCGGAGGTGGAGTCGGCAGTGGATTCGGTTTTGGCGGTGGAGCTGGTGGTGGCTTTGGGCTCGGTGGTGGAGCTGGCTTTGGTGGTGGCTATGGGGGCTCTGGCTTCCCCGTGTGCCCCCCTGGAGGCATCCAAGAGGTCACGGTCAACCAGAACCTCCTCACCCCTCTGAACCTGCAAATCGACCCCACCATCCAGCGGGTGAGGACCGAGGAGCGCGAGCAGATCAAGACCCTCAACAACAAGTTCGCCTCCTTCATCGACAAG GTGCGGTTCCTAGAGCAGCAGAACAAGGTCCTGGACACCAAGTGGACCCTGCTCCAGGAGCAGGGCACCAAGACCGTGAGGCAGAACCTGGAGCCTTTGTTAGAGCAGTACATCAACAACCTCAGGAGGCAGCTGGACAGCATCCTCGGGGAAAAAAGCCGCCTGGACTCGGAGCTCAGAggcatgcaggacacagtggagGACTTCAAGAACAA ATATGAAGATGAAATCAACAAGCGCACAGCAGCAGAGAATGAATTTGTGACTCTGAAGAAG GATGTGGATGCTGCCTACATGAATAAAGTTGAACTACAAGCCAAGGTAGACAGCCTTACAGACGAGATCAATTTCCTGAGAGCCTTCTATGACGCA GAACTGTCTCAGATGCAAACCCACATCTCAGACACTTCCGTGGTCCTGTCCATGGACAACAACCGTAACCTGGACCTGGACAGCATCATCGCCGAAGTCAAAGCCCAATATGAGGAGATTGCTCAGAGGAGCCGGGCTGAGGCTGAGTCCTGGTACCAGACCAAG TACGAGGAGCTGCAGGTCACCGCGGGCAGACACGGGGACGACCTGCGCAACACCAAGCAGGAGATTGCTGAGATCAACCGCATGATCCAGAGGCTGAGATCTGAGATCGACCACGTCAAGAAGCAG TGCGCCAACCTGCAGGCCGCCATCGCGGATGCGGAGCAGCGTGGGGAGCTGGCCCTCAAGGACGCCAGGAGCAAGCTGGAAGGGCTGGAGGACGCCCTGCAGAAGGCCAAGCAGGACATGGCCCGGCTGCTGCGTGACTACCAGGAGCTCATGAACGTGAAGCTGGCCCTGGACGTGGAGATCGCCACCTACCGCAAGCTGCTGGAGGGCGAGGAGTGCAG GCTGAATGGCGAAGGCGTCGGACAAGTCAACATCT ccGTGGTGCAGTCCACCGTCTCTGGCGGCTATGGCAGTGCCGGCGGTGTTGGCGGTGGCGTAGGCCTGGGCGGAGGCAGCGGCTACTCCTACAGCAGTGGTCACAGCCTTGGAGGCGGCTTCAGTTCCAGCagtggcagaggcctggggggtGGCCTCAGCTCCGTGGGAGGCAGCAGTTCCTCCATCAAgtacaccaccaccaccacctccagcaAGAAGAGCTACAAGCACTGA